From a region of the Neobacillus niacini genome:
- a CDS encoding amino acid permease, whose amino-acid sequence MQEQKLSRGLKNRHVQLIAIGGAIGTGLFLGAGKSIHLTGPSILFAYLITGAICFLIMRALGELLLSNLKYHSFVDFVRDYLGNMAAFITGWTYWFCWISIAMADLTAVGLYTQFWFPDVPQWMPGLIALVVLLLMNLATVKLFGEMEFWFALIKVIAILALIVIGIFMIIKGFSTNSGASSFTNLWSHGGMFPNGINGFILSFQMVVFAFVGIELVGLTAGETENPEKVIPKAINNIPIRVLIFYIGALIVIMSIYPWNAIDPAKSPFVQVFVAVGIAAAAGIVNFVVLTSAASACNSAIFSTSRMVYSLAKDKNAPVPLAKLDSRKVPSNALFFSTVVILVAVILNYVMPEGVFTLITSISTVCFIFIWGITVISHLKYRKTRPDLAKVNKFKLPLYPFSNYLILVFLAFVLVVLGLAEDTRIALFVTPVWFIMLIAIYKMMITKTDYAEQENQQNLAEIKR is encoded by the coding sequence TTGCAGGAACAAAAATTGTCGCGAGGTTTAAAAAACAGGCACGTTCAACTCATCGCTATTGGCGGGGCTATTGGAACAGGATTATTTCTAGGAGCAGGAAAATCTATTCATTTAACAGGTCCATCGATTTTATTTGCGTACTTGATTACAGGTGCCATTTGCTTTTTAATCATGCGCGCACTTGGAGAATTGCTTTTATCCAACTTAAAATATCATTCTTTTGTGGACTTTGTTAGAGACTATTTGGGGAATATGGCGGCCTTTATTACGGGCTGGACCTACTGGTTTTGCTGGATTTCAATCGCAATGGCCGATTTAACAGCAGTGGGTCTCTATACCCAATTTTGGTTTCCTGATGTACCACAGTGGATGCCTGGGTTAATTGCACTAGTCGTTTTGCTTCTTATGAATCTTGCAACCGTAAAGCTTTTTGGCGAAATGGAATTCTGGTTCGCATTAATTAAAGTAATTGCGATTCTTGCGCTAATTGTTATCGGAATATTCATGATTATTAAAGGCTTCTCAACAAATTCCGGTGCATCCAGTTTTACCAATCTTTGGAGCCACGGCGGAATGTTCCCAAATGGCATAAATGGTTTTATTCTGTCATTCCAAATGGTAGTGTTTGCGTTTGTTGGCATTGAACTTGTAGGACTTACTGCAGGTGAAACAGAAAACCCCGAGAAAGTAATTCCTAAAGCAATAAATAATATCCCTATAAGAGTATTGATTTTCTACATTGGCGCCCTCATTGTCATCATGAGTATTTATCCGTGGAATGCGATTGATCCTGCGAAAAGTCCATTTGTCCAAGTCTTTGTGGCGGTTGGAATTGCAGCAGCAGCTGGTATCGTCAATTTTGTCGTCCTAACCTCAGCAGCGTCGGCCTGTAACAGCGCAATCTTCAGTACAAGCCGGATGGTATACTCTCTTGCAAAAGATAAAAATGCACCTGTACCATTAGCAAAACTTGATTCTCGTAAAGTACCGTCCAATGCATTGTTCTTCTCCACTGTTGTCATTCTAGTTGCCGTAATCTTGAACTATGTTATGCCTGAGGGAGTATTTACGCTGATTACAAGTATTTCTACAGTATGTTTCATCTTTATTTGGGGAATTACTGTCATCAGCCATTTAAAATACAGAAAAACCAGACCGGATCTAGCGAAAGTGAACAAATTTAAATTGCCGCTTTATCCATTTTCCAATTACTTAATTCTTGTTTTCCTTGCGTTCGTGCTGGTTGTACTTGGGCTTGCAGAAGATACTCGTATCGCCTTGTTCGTAACACCTGTTTGGTTTATCATGCTGATAGCGATTTATAAGATGATGATAACAAAGACGGATTATGCAGAACAGGAGAATCAACAAAATTTAGCAGAAATTAAGCGATAA
- a CDS encoding SGNH/GDSL hydrolase family protein, whose amino-acid sequence MKNKRVTWMSIFIGILLLSGCLYLLLQDRNQTQVESVKAVASVKRDQTESTEDRAAEVAKAQEEVQTAQVEVSDKPITENIKDKVREVVEVALDFFKKDQKIVAIGDSLTEGIGDETENGGYVGILNHTFEDNNLNITVENYGKKGNRTDQLLKRLEKEDVASAIKDADIVLITIGANDIMNVLKSNFMNVTMEPFQEERVKYIERLEAIFTKVNELNPDTQIYLIGFYNPFERHFGEIKELGMIIDSWNEAGKSLAEKYDHVRYIPTKDLFSNTTLDLLAEDEFHPNTTGYKLMAQRVLEYLKEPNKETEINSVDVPS is encoded by the coding sequence TTGAAGAACAAAAGAGTTACGTGGATGAGTATTTTTATTGGTATCTTACTATTAAGTGGTTGTCTATATTTACTTCTGCAAGATCGTAATCAAACACAGGTTGAAAGTGTTAAGGCAGTGGCTTCTGTAAAAAGAGATCAAACGGAAAGTACAGAAGATAGGGCAGCTGAAGTTGCGAAAGCTCAAGAAGAGGTACAGACGGCGCAGGTAGAAGTGAGTGACAAGCCGATTACGGAAAATATTAAAGATAAGGTCAGGGAAGTTGTCGAAGTGGCATTGGACTTTTTTAAGAAAGACCAGAAGATTGTCGCAATCGGTGACTCTCTCACCGAAGGTATTGGAGATGAAACAGAGAACGGCGGCTATGTGGGAATTCTTAATCACACGTTTGAAGATAATAACCTTAATATAACCGTAGAAAACTATGGTAAAAAAGGAAACCGGACAGATCAATTACTGAAAAGGCTGGAAAAAGAAGACGTCGCTTCCGCCATTAAAGATGCTGATATTGTTTTAATCACAATTGGCGCCAATGACATTATGAATGTATTAAAATCCAACTTTATGAATGTTACGATGGAACCCTTCCAAGAGGAAAGGGTGAAATATATAGAGCGATTAGAGGCCATTTTTACTAAAGTCAATGAACTGAATCCAGATACTCAAATTTATTTAATTGGTTTTTACAATCCATTTGAACGACATTTTGGTGAAATAAAAGAACTGGGCATGATTATTGACAGTTGGAATGAGGCTGGAAAATCCCTTGCGGAAAAATATGATCATGTAAGGTATATTCCAACAAAAGACTTGTTCAGTAATACTACCTTGGACTTATTGGCAGAAGATGAATTTCATCCAAACACAACTGGTTACAAACTAATGGCCCAGCGAGTTTTAGAATACTTGAAAGAACCCAATAAAGAAACTGAGATTAACTCAGTAGATGTTCCATCATAG